A genome region from Manis pentadactyla isolate mManPen7 chromosome 5, mManPen7.hap1, whole genome shotgun sequence includes the following:
- the LOC118918222 gene encoding small nuclear ribonucleoprotein G-like: MSEAHLPKLKKYMDKKLSLKLNGSRHVQGILRGFDPFMNLVIDECVEMATSGQQNNIGMMVIRRNSIMLDALEGV, translated from the coding sequence ATGAGCGAAGCTCACCTTCccaaattgaaaaaatatatggacAAAAAGTTATCATTGAAATTAAATGGTAGCAGACATGTCCAAGGAATATTGAGGGGATTTGATCCCTTTATGAATCTTGTGATAGATGAATGTGTGGAGATGGCAACTAGTGGGCAACAGAACAATATTGGAATGATGGTAATACGACGAAATAGTATCATGTTGGATGCCTTGGAAGGGGTATAA